The Litoribacterium kuwaitense genome contains the following window.
AAAAAGGCCGGGGTATTTCCTCTGCCTTCAGCTCCAGAAACAGCAAAGTGAGGAATTTTAGTCCGGCGTTTTTGGGGATTTTTAACCCGATATTGACAGCTTGGACAATCCACTTTGATTTACATACTCGTTTTTGATTGAATCTTACAAAAAGGCAATGATTTATAACATGTAACGAGTACCCGCCTTATCGCGACGGGTACTGTATTACAATTATTTTTCGTACAGCGGTTATCTATTGCAAGCATTTTACTCAGTTAATGAACAGCACGTGTTGTGATCAATGGCGATATGACGTAAAGGATCACCTAAATGAAACTGCCATTTTTTCATTTCTTGTGTTAAGTATTCTAATATATGAAGGTGCGTTTCTTTTCCTGCTAAGTTGTGTATTTCCCATGGATCTTGCTGTAAATCAAATAATTGAATACAATCGCTTCCGACATTTTGATCATCTACATAATATTTGATGAGTTTCCAGCGCTCATCCTTGACCATTCGTTGGATGTCTAAGTACTTCGTGTAAACAGTATTCCATTCTTTTTTATTTGGATCATTAAGCATAGCGCAAAGACTCTTTCCTTCAACTGTTGTAGGTATAGGCAAATTAATCATGTCGAAAAGTGTTGGAAAAATATCTATTTGGTAGGACAGCCGCTCTCTTTTCTCACCTACGGGTAAGCCAGGTCCTTTCATAAGGAATGGAATACGAGTACTATGGTCATACATATTTTGCTTGCCCATTAGACCATGCTGTCCTAAAGCTAAACCGTGATCACTTGTATAGATAATGATCGTGTCCTCTAATATGCCTTTCTCTTTTAATGTTTCGAAAATGTTCCCTATTTGCTTGTCCATATGAGTAACCATGGCATAATAATCCTTCGTGTGTTGGCGAATATTATCTTTTTCACGTGGAATACCGACTAACTGTTCGTCGCGAATATTCATTTCTCCGTTATCAAAAGGGTGTTGATCTAAGAAGTTAGGCGGTAATTCGATCGATTCTTCTTCATACATGTCATGATACGGTGATGGAGCTTGCCGTGGATCATGTGGGGCTGTAAATGCCACATATAAAAAGAAAGGATCTTCCTTGTCGTATTCGTTTAAGAAACTCACTGCTGTGTCTGCAAATAGTTCCGATGTATGCACAGATGCTTTTCTCACTGTCTTTTCGCTATATTCTCCATCGGGTTGGTAATCATGTACAGGGACAGAAAAATGGTCGCTCATGCCTCCAAAGAAAATATTCTTCCCATCGCAAAAGCTCCTTTGGAAGCTATCGATATCGTTATGCCATTTTCCGATAGCGTAGGTGTGATATGAATGCTCCTTCAAAGTCTCTCCAAGTAGAGCTAGCTGTGAATTGATATTCACGTCTCCTCCTGTACGAAATGGGTTGGCCCCTGAGTGAACACTCGCACGACTTGGTGCACAAACAGCACCTGACATCCCCCCCATGATATGTGTCTGAGTAAAGGCAACCCCTTGGTTCACGAGATAATCAAGGTTCGGCGTCTCCAGCGTAGAATTTCCTAAAGCATGTATGGCGTTATGTTGGTGATCATCTGAAATCATGAAAAGTATATTCGGCGTCTTTTTCTTCCTCATGTATGCAACCTTCCTTTGCCCTAAAATTTATTATGTAGTATAACATGACCTAATTTGTATCGTTCATTTATTATCTGAATGATCGCTTTATAGTGAGCAGGCATAGAGTGGGCTTATCCTCTTGCATTAAGTGGTCGTTTCCTTCGCAAGTATCCTATCTTTTGCCCAAAGAATTATAGCGAAGATTTACGCTTTCTGGAAAAATATTTATTTTCAACTAAAAAAGCGCTTTCTAGGTGTTTTAATGAAGTTATTTATTTTTGAGAAATCATTCGTTACAATATGTACAAAAGATAATAAGGATATGATATTTTGAAATTTTTGTCAAGAAATAGTTTGCAACATAGTATTTTTTTCTTTACGCTTTTGATTGTTTTTGTACCGTTGGTGTCATTAGGTATTATATCTTATTCAAAACACACAGATAATATTGTGAATAATGTGAAAAGAGCAGATGAAAATACGGTTGACCAAATTGTGGCCAATATTACTTTTTTTCTAGGTGATATCCATGATTTGTCATTATTTATTATTCAAAGCAGTCAAGCTCAAAATCTATTAACGTCTAATTATGAAAAGGACTCGAATGCATTTTTACAAGAAAAAAGGCAGGTAGAAGAATTGCTTGTTCACCTCATAGGGTCTAAAGAATATATAAAGTCAATTCAGGTTCAAGATCAATCCGACATACTTATAAATACGAATGGGGTAAATATACCTATTAGCAATAAAGAAAAACAAGACCTACTTAAGTTAAATGGGAAGGCGGCGGTGATCGAAGGAGAAGACGGCCCTTCGATTCGCTATACGCGGTTAGTGAAAAATATACATGATATTACCGAGGTTATAGGCTATATCACAGTGGAATTAAACTTAGAATACATTAGTGATTTATTTCAAACTGAAGATCCTGAAACTAAAGATACTTATTTTTGGTAAATAATCAAAATCATGTGATTGTGTCTAAAGTCAAATCGGACTTTAATGCGAGAGATTTGCAAAGGTTGCTGGATAAGGGAGAGGGCGATGTAGATGAAGTCACGTTGAAAGGAAAAAAATATATAAAAACGTCTAGTAAGGTAGAAGGGTATCCACTTTCTGTGATACACGTCGTTTCTATGGATCAATTAATTAATGAGAATGAAGCAGTGCCATCATTGATTATATGGTCGTTCGTGATCAGTTTAGTCATTTGTGTTTTTGTCGCTTATCAATTTTCACGTTTTGTAGTAAAACCAATAAAACGATTACAAGGGCTAATGAAGGAAGTGGAAGACGATAACTTGGGAGTTAGATTCCCCATTAATGGGTCTAATGAAATTGCTCAGTTAGGCCACGGTTTTAATTCAATGCTGGAGAGAATTGAGTTTTTAATTGAGATGGTTTATATTGCTCAGATTAAGAAGAAAGAGTCAGAACTAAAAGCGCTATCAGCTAAGATCAATCCTCATTTCTTATACAATACGTTAGATACCATTTATTGGGTAAGTTTAATGGAAAATGCCCCAAAATCAGCGAAAATGGTACACGCACTTTCCAGGTTGTTTCGGATGATCTTAAAAGAAGATAATGAAGCGATTACCGTCGAACAAGAATTAGAGTATGTCCAACATTACTTGAATATTCAACAGGTTCGCTATGAAGATATGATTGACTTTCAATTAGAGATACAGGAAGGGGTGCAACCACTTAAGACGATAAAAATGATTTTGCAGCCGTTAGTCGAGAATGCCATTTCACACGGGATTGAAGAACGTGGTGAGGGGGTCATAAAAATTAAACTAGTCCAGAATGAACACGATCTCGTCGTCTCAGTAGAGGATAATGGTGTAGGGGCTGATGTAGATAGGCTCAACAAATTATTAAAGAAACCAAAT
Protein-coding sequences here:
- a CDS encoding sensor histidine kinase, encoding MVNNQNHVIVSKVKSDFNARDLQRLLDKGEGDVDEVTLKGKKYIKTSSKVEGYPLSVIHVVSMDQLINENEAVPSLIIWSFVISLVICVFVAYQFSRFVVKPIKRLQGLMKEVEDDNLGVRFPINGSNEIAQLGHGFNSMLERIEFLIEMVYIAQIKKKESELKALSAKINPHFLYNTLDTIYWVSLMENAPKSAKMVHALSRLFRMILKEDNEAITVEQELEYVQHYLNIQQVRYEDMIDFQLEIQEGVQPLKTIKMILQPLVENAISHGIEERGEGVIKIKLVQNEHDLVVSVEDNGVGADVDRLNKLLKKPNEKCVALKNINDRIQMEDGKGYGLFFQRNHEGGLTVVARQRKKV
- a CDS encoding sulfatase-like hydrolase/transferase produces the protein MRKKKTPNILFMISDDHQHNAIHALGNSTLETPNLDYLVNQGVAFTQTHIMGGMSGAVCAPSRASVHSGANPFRTGGDVNINSQLALLGETLKEHSYHTYAIGKWHNDIDSFQRSFCDGKNIFFGGMSDHFSVPVHDYQPDGEYSEKTVRKASVHTSELFADTAVSFLNEYDKEDPFFLYVAFTAPHDPRQAPSPYHDMYEEESIELPPNFLDQHPFDNGEMNIRDEQLVGIPREKDNIRQHTKDYYAMVTHMDKQIGNIFETLKEKGILEDTIIIYTSDHGLALGQHGLMGKQNMYDHSTRIPFLMKGPGLPVGEKRERLSYQIDIFPTLFDMINLPIPTTVEGKSLCAMLNDPNKKEWNTVYTKYLDIQRMVKDERWKLIKYYVDDQNVGSDCIQLFDLQQDPWEIHNLAGKETHLHILEYLTQEMKKWQFHLGDPLRHIAIDHNTCCSLTE